The genomic DNA CTCTCACTCACCACATCCTGCTACGACCCCGATCCCCGCGGCTTCTCCTGTCGCTCGTGCGACTCCTGCCGCATCCGCATCAAGGGCTTCGCCGACGCCGACATCCCCGATCCCACGCGCTACGCCACCCCTCACACATGACCCTTCCACTCGCACACCCCGACGCCTCGCGCGTCCGCATCGCGGAGACCTTCGTCTCCGTGCAGGGCGAGGGCAAACTCACCGGCGTCCCCAGTTGGTTCTGCCGCGTGAGCGGCTGCAACCTCCGCTGCGCCTGGTGCGACACCCCCTATGCCAGTTGGAACCCCGAAGGCCCGACACGCACCGTCGATGACCTCATCACCGAGGCCGCTGCGCACATGCGATCAGAAAGTGGGGGGGGCGGGGGGGGCGGGGGAGTCCGCCACGCCGTGCTCACAGGTGGCGAGCCCATGCTCTTCGATGCCATGGCCGCCCTCGGTCGCGAGCTCGCCTCACGCGGCATGCACGTCACCTACGAGACCGCCGCCACCATCTTCCGTCCACCCTCCGAAACCGGCTGCGCGCTCATGAGCATGAGCCCCAAGCTCTCCAACTCCACGCCGCGCGGCCCCGGCGGCTCGCTCGACCCGCGCGATCCCACGGGCGCATGGGCAACCCGCCACGAGGAACGCCGCCTCAACATCCCCATCATCCAGCAACTGATCGACGCCTATCCCGATCGCCAACTCAAGTTCGTCGTCGCCCAGAACTCAGAACCCGCCGACCTCGCCGAGATCGACGCCCTCCTCGCGCAGCTCACCAACCTCGCGCCCAGCGACATCATGCTCATGCCCGAGGGCGTCAAGCCCCCGACGCCCGAGCACAAGGCCTGGGTTCTCAACGCCTGCCTCTCACGCGGCTGGCGCTACTGCAGCCGCCTGCACATCGAACTCTTCGGCAACGTCCGCGGCACGTGAACGAAACGGGATGCAGATGCACCAGATCGCGATCATCACCCTGTACATTGCGGCACTTGTGGGATGCACTGTTGTGGAGATCGTCATCGACCGACGAGCGCACGGCACACACGACTACTCAAACCTTGTCATCGGCGCCTGTCTCCTGGCCATGCTCCTCGCCGGAGTTGGTTCTCTCATATACGCACTGCTAATAATAAAACACAGCATTCCTACGGGATTCGATGTCTCGGCTGTAATCGCGGTCGCGGCACTCTTCTTGATTGACGCAGGATACGGAATCTGGCGCTTCCGCCGTATAGCGACTCAGTGACCCTGCTCGCTCTCGCGCCGCATCACTCGCCCGGCCTCGGCAAGGGCATGGGTAAAACTACTGATACTCGCCCGGTTCGCCCACCTATTGCCGGGTACCAGGGTCGCTTTGCGCGTCGATCCGGTGCCCATCGCTGAACGCCCGCTCAGGCGTTGTCGATGCATTGACGGCGAATCGCTCATCTCTCCCTCTCGGTGTCTCCCAGCTCTGAGTCCTCCATGAAGGCCTTCCTCGCAACCCGCTC from Phycisphaeraceae bacterium includes the following:
- a CDS encoding 7-carboxy-7-deazaguanine synthase QueE, which encodes MTLPLAHPDASRVRIAETFVSVQGEGKLTGVPSWFCRVSGCNLRCAWCDTPYASWNPEGPTRTVDDLITEAAAHMRSESGGGGGGGGVRHAVLTGGEPMLFDAMAALGRELASRGMHVTYETAATIFRPPSETGCALMSMSPKLSNSTPRGPGGSLDPRDPTGAWATRHEERRLNIPIIQQLIDAYPDRQLKFVVAQNSEPADLAEIDALLAQLTNLAPSDIMLMPEGVKPPTPEHKAWVLNACLSRGWRYCSRLHIELFGNVRGT